The proteins below are encoded in one region of Streptomyces cyanogenus:
- a CDS encoding carbohydrate ABC transporter permease has protein sequence MADARTPPAAARGPAVRRAADHGSWFLVLPALIPILLLSVGPLLYGILLAFTDAQSGRTAATRWIGALNFRDLLHDTLFWESFRIGLVWAAGVTVPQFLLALGLALLLNQDLRLRGLARALAIVPWAMPEVVVGIMWRLVYNPDAGVLNETLRDLGLGAGRDWLSGLATALPAVILVGVWAGLPQTTVALLAGLQNVPRELHEAAAVDGAGAWRRFTTVTWPALRPVALAITALNLIWNLNSFALVYVLTSGGPGGKTRLPMLFAYEEAFRYGQFGYAAAMGCVLVAVVSVLLAVFLAGRLRGGDRA, from the coding sequence GTGGCCGACGCGCGGACACCACCGGCAGCAGCGCGCGGGCCGGCCGTCCGCCGGGCCGCCGATCACGGTTCCTGGTTCCTGGTCCTGCCCGCCCTCATCCCGATCCTCCTGCTGAGCGTCGGCCCGCTGCTCTACGGCATCCTGCTGGCCTTCACCGACGCCCAGTCCGGCCGGACGGCCGCCACCCGGTGGATCGGCGCCCTCAACTTCCGGGACCTGCTGCACGACACCCTCTTCTGGGAGTCGTTCCGCATCGGACTGGTGTGGGCGGCCGGCGTGACCGTGCCGCAGTTCCTGCTGGCGCTCGGCCTGGCCCTGCTGCTGAACCAGGACTTACGCCTGCGCGGCCTGGCCCGCGCCCTCGCGATCGTGCCCTGGGCGATGCCCGAGGTCGTCGTCGGCATCATGTGGCGGCTCGTCTACAACCCGGACGCCGGCGTCCTCAACGAGACCCTGCGCGACCTCGGTCTCGGCGCCGGCCGGGACTGGCTGAGCGGCCTGGCCACCGCGCTGCCCGCGGTGATCCTCGTCGGCGTCTGGGCGGGCCTGCCGCAGACCACGGTCGCCCTGCTCGCCGGACTGCAGAACGTCCCCCGCGAACTCCACGAGGCGGCGGCCGTCGACGGCGCGGGCGCCTGGCGCCGCTTCACCACCGTCACCTGGCCCGCACTGCGGCCGGTGGCACTCGCCATCACCGCGCTCAACCTCATCTGGAACCTCAACTCCTTCGCCCTGGTCTACGTGCTCACGAGCGGCGGACCCGGCGGCAAGACCCGGCTGCCGATGCTCTTCGCCTACGAGGAGGCCTTCCGTTACGGCCAGTTCGGCTACGCGGCGGCGATGGGCTGCGTGCTCGTCGCGGTGGTCTCGGTCCTGCTCGCGGTGTTCCTGGCCGGCAGGCTGCGAGGCGGTGACCGCGCATGA
- a CDS encoding carbohydrate ABC transporter permease — protein sequence MRTRQTSRTPPTSRTRRAARAGQYTALLGYLLLLAFPLLWLLSTALKSPRELAALHPAWIPRDPTLANVRQAFAEQPLAHAALNSLLVAFCTAAVAVLIATPMAYVMARHRTRTARAATGWVVVSQAFPFVLVIIPLFLVLKKLRLIDSLTGLVLVYVVWALPFALWMLVGHVRAVPVELEEAASVDGAGRLRTLVSVTAPLLGPGIAATALFAFVTAWNEFFFALVLLKSPGKQTLPVVLTHFIGAEGVADLGPLAAAAFLATLPSVAVFALLQRRITGGLLAGAVKS from the coding sequence ATGAGGACCCGGCAGACCTCCCGCACTCCGCCGACCTCGCGGACCCGCCGCGCCGCGCGGGCCGGACAGTACACCGCCCTCCTCGGCTATCTGCTGCTCCTGGCGTTCCCGTTGCTGTGGCTGCTGTCCACCGCGCTGAAGTCCCCCCGCGAACTGGCCGCTCTGCACCCGGCCTGGATCCCGCGCGACCCGACCCTGGCCAACGTCCGGCAGGCCTTCGCCGAGCAGCCGCTGGCGCACGCCGCCCTCAACTCGCTGCTGGTGGCGTTCTGCACCGCCGCCGTCGCCGTGCTGATCGCCACCCCCATGGCCTACGTCATGGCCCGGCACCGCACCCGGACGGCCCGGGCCGCCACGGGGTGGGTGGTGGTCAGCCAGGCGTTCCCGTTCGTGCTGGTGATCATCCCGCTGTTCCTGGTGCTGAAGAAGCTGCGGCTGATCGACTCCCTGACCGGACTGGTGCTGGTGTACGTGGTGTGGGCGCTGCCGTTCGCGCTGTGGATGCTCGTCGGCCATGTCCGGGCGGTGCCCGTCGAACTGGAGGAGGCGGCGTCCGTCGACGGGGCCGGGCGGCTGAGAACGCTGGTGTCGGTGACGGCGCCGCTGCTCGGCCCCGGCATCGCGGCGACGGCCCTGTTCGCCTTCGTCACCGCGTGGAACGAGTTCTTCTTCGCGCTGGTGCTGCTCAAGAGCCCCGGCAAGCAGACCCTCCCGGTCGTCCTCACCCACTTCATCGGCGCGGAGGGGGTGGCCGACCTCGGCCCGCTGGCCGCCGCCGCGTTCCTCGCCACCCTGCCCTCCGTGGCCGTGTTCGCGCTCCTCCAGCGGCGGATCACGGGCGGCCTGCTCGCCGGGGCGGTGAAGAGCTGA
- a CDS encoding ABC transporter substrate-binding protein yields MRTAIGTALVVLLLLLAGCSPGGRTDGGPVTLRFQSLAWQQESVAANKELVREWNATHSDVKVEYVQGSWDSVHDQLLTSFEGGEAPDVIHDASDDLADFAYGGHLADLTGLLPARLRSGIPRAGWATTTFGHGVYGVPFLQEPRVLIADADRLRAAKVRIPTPGHPWSWAEFRQVAKRLSGPGRYGVAWPLKEPVSATLNLSLSAGGRLFHRNADGRVTVRFTPGDEVVPRTIRDQVTRDHSAPASTLGSGGSDTLPGFFSGRYAMVPLGFSYRQQIVQQAPKDFHWTVLPAPAGADGLTQGVSPQTLSVSADCPHKKEAVAFIDFLLRPRNTVRLALGDWMLPTGTQALKDPALHTAEYGWATGTALAARLRPAPAQSVRGYPEWKDKVATPAYQEYYSGAIGLAELRHRLERDGNLVLARYQR; encoded by the coding sequence ATGCGCACCGCGATCGGCACGGCGCTCGTCGTCCTCCTGCTCCTCCTCGCGGGCTGCTCCCCGGGCGGCCGCACGGACGGCGGCCCGGTCACCCTGCGCTTCCAGTCCCTGGCCTGGCAGCAGGAGTCCGTCGCCGCCAACAAGGAGCTGGTCCGGGAGTGGAACGCCACCCACTCCGACGTCAAGGTCGAGTACGTACAGGGAAGCTGGGACAGCGTGCACGACCAGCTGCTCACCTCCTTCGAGGGCGGTGAGGCCCCGGACGTCATCCACGACGCCTCCGACGACCTGGCCGACTTCGCCTACGGCGGCCACCTCGCCGACCTGACCGGGCTGCTGCCCGCCCGGCTGCGGTCCGGTATCCCGCGCGCCGGCTGGGCGACGACCACCTTCGGTCACGGTGTCTACGGCGTGCCGTTCCTCCAGGAGCCCCGGGTGCTGATCGCCGACGCCGACCGGCTGCGCGCGGCGAAGGTGCGCATTCCGACGCCCGGACACCCCTGGAGCTGGGCGGAGTTCCGGCAGGTCGCCAAGCGGCTGAGCGGGCCGGGGCGGTACGGCGTGGCCTGGCCGCTGAAGGAACCCGTCTCCGCCACGCTCAACCTGTCCCTGTCGGCGGGCGGGCGGCTCTTCCACCGGAACGCGGACGGCAGGGTCACCGTGCGGTTCACGCCCGGGGACGAGGTCGTGCCGCGCACCATCCGCGACCAGGTCACCCGCGACCACAGCGCGCCCGCCTCGACGCTCGGCAGCGGCGGCTCGGACACCCTGCCCGGCTTCTTCTCCGGCCGGTACGCGATGGTCCCGCTGGGCTTCTCCTACCGCCAGCAGATCGTGCAGCAGGCGCCGAAGGACTTCCACTGGACGGTGCTGCCGGCCCCGGCGGGCGCCGACGGGCTCACCCAGGGCGTCAGTCCGCAGACGCTGTCCGTGTCCGCCGACTGTCCGCACAAGAAGGAGGCGGTCGCCTTCATCGACTTCCTGCTCCGGCCGCGGAACACGGTCCGCCTCGCCCTCGGCGACTGGATGCTGCCCACCGGCACCCAGGCCCTCAAGGACCCCGCCCTGCACACCGCCGAGTACGGCTGGGCCACCGGCACCGCCCTCGCGGCCCGGCTGCGCCCGGCGCCCGCCCAGTCCGTGCGCGGCTACCCGGAGTGGAAGGACAAGGTGGCCACGCCCGCCTACCAGGAGTACTACAGCGGCGCGATCGGCCTCGCGGAGCTGCGCCACCGCCTCGAACGGGACGGCAACCTGGTGCTGGCCCGCTACCAGCGCTGA
- the mgt gene encoding macrolide-inactivating glycosyltransferase: MPSATTPAHIAMFSIAAHGHVNPSVEVIRELVARGHRVTYAIPPAFADKVAATGARPVPYTSTLPGPDADPDAWGSTLLDTVEPFLDDAIQALPQLAEAYAGDIPDLVLHDIASYPARVLAHRWGVPAISLSPNLVAWEGYEEEVAEPMWREPRQTERGRAYYARFEAWLAENGISQDPDSFVGLPARSLVLIPRALQPHADRVDERVHTFVGSCQGDRAGQGDWQRPAGAEKVVLVSLGSSFTKRPAFYRECVRAFADLPGWHVVLQVGRHVTRDELGDVPAHVEVRSWVPQPAILRQADLFVTHAGAGGSQEGLATATPMIAVPQAVDQFGNADMLQGLGVARHLPTEEATAGRLREAALALVDDPEVARRLKQVQAEMAQEGGTRRAADLIEAELPGRGPRRTAAASR, from the coding sequence ATGCCTTCTGCGACCACACCCGCCCACATCGCCATGTTCTCCATCGCCGCCCACGGCCATGTGAACCCCAGCGTGGAGGTGATCCGTGAACTCGTCGCCCGCGGCCACCGCGTCACCTACGCCATCCCGCCGGCCTTCGCCGACAAGGTGGCCGCCACCGGCGCCCGGCCCGTGCCCTACACCTCCACGCTGCCCGGACCCGACGCCGATCCCGACGCCTGGGGGTCCACCCTGCTCGACACCGTGGAGCCGTTCCTGGACGACGCGATCCAGGCGCTCCCGCAGCTCGCCGAGGCCTACGCCGGCGACATCCCCGACCTCGTCCTGCACGACATCGCCTCCTACCCGGCCCGCGTCCTCGCCCACCGCTGGGGCGTCCCGGCGATCTCCCTCTCCCCGAACCTCGTCGCCTGGGAGGGCTACGAGGAGGAGGTCGCCGAGCCGATGTGGCGGGAGCCGCGGCAGACCGAGCGCGGACGGGCGTACTACGCCCGGTTCGAGGCGTGGCTGGCCGAGAACGGGATCAGCCAGGACCCGGACTCCTTCGTCGGCCTCCCGGCCCGCTCCCTGGTGCTCATCCCGAGGGCACTCCAGCCGCACGCCGACCGGGTCGACGAACGCGTCCACACCTTCGTCGGTTCCTGCCAGGGCGACCGCGCCGGCCAGGGCGACTGGCAGCGCCCCGCGGGCGCGGAGAAGGTCGTGCTGGTCTCGCTCGGCTCGTCCTTCACCAAGCGACCCGCCTTCTACCGGGAGTGCGTGCGCGCCTTCGCGGACCTGCCCGGGTGGCACGTCGTCCTCCAGGTGGGCCGGCATGTCACCCGGGACGAGCTGGGCGACGTACCGGCCCATGTGGAGGTGCGCAGCTGGGTGCCGCAGCCGGCGATCCTGCGGCAGGCCGACCTGTTCGTCACGCACGCGGGTGCCGGCGGCAGCCAGGAGGGGCTCGCCACCGCCACGCCGATGATCGCCGTACCGCAGGCCGTCGACCAGTTCGGCAACGCCGACATGCTCCAGGGACTCGGGGTCGCCCGGCACCTGCCCACCGAGGAGGCCACCGCCGGCCGGCTCCGCGAGGCCGCGCTCGCCCTGGTGGACGACCCGGAGGTGGCCCGCAGGCTCAAGCAGGTGCAGGCGGAGATGGCCCAGGAGGGCGGCACCCGGCGCGCTGCCGACCTCATCGAGGCCGAACTGCCCGGCCGCGGCCCGCGCCGGACGGCCGCCGCCTCCCGGTGA
- a CDS encoding MMPL family transporter: protein MGNTEVRVRGLAARAGGWSARHRWAAVGIWVLFVILAMGLGSAAGRVDVDQSDQLKGETHTAAKIIEDAGIKESAGETVLIQARTGSVKATGPEFRAAVADVVKAVQGTGRVTDVTSPYDTHTISRDGRSALVQFDLRGDAETAADRIEPVLNAVAGVQKDHAGLRIEEIGGASMQKQYKDAFGDDFQQAEYSAVPVALGILLIAFGALVAALLPVALAITAIMATMGLMGLVSHLQPMSDTANSVMLLVGMAVGVDYCLFYLRREREERAAGRDAGTALRIAAATSGRAVVVSGVTVCVAMAGMLFTGLAEFEAMGLASLMVVAVAMVGSVTVLPALLSLLGERVEKGRLPFLGRRRRKGNGDSRFWSAVLRGVLARPLVSVVVAAGALLAIAAPALGMKTQQLTLDQEFGDSLPMVQTYNHLNEAFPGGSEPAQVVVKADDINAPDVRQALADFRKQAVASGASRGPVEVKLYDAQNVALVSVPLVGGSDMDQATKSLQKLRDEVRPATLGKADGVQAPITGQVAGNHDFNDQLMGSVVPVFVFVVVFAFLLMLLSFRSLTVAITSIVLNLLSVAAAYGILVAVFQHGWGASLVGAEGVGAIVTWLPLFLFVILFGLSMDYHVFVVSRIREARMRGRTTKDAIRHGVVTTAGVVTSAAVIMVAVFAIFGTLSMQSMKQMGVGLAAAVLIDATVIRGVLLPAVMALLGERNWYLPKWLHRLPDLTHDEAPEPVASPAPGRGERLTV, encoded by the coding sequence ATGGGGAACACAGAGGTGCGGGTGCGGGGGCTGGCCGCCCGCGCCGGCGGCTGGAGCGCCCGGCACCGCTGGGCGGCCGTCGGCATATGGGTGCTGTTCGTGATCCTGGCCATGGGGCTCGGCTCCGCGGCGGGCCGGGTCGACGTCGACCAGAGCGACCAGCTCAAGGGCGAGACACACACCGCCGCGAAGATCATCGAGGATGCCGGGATCAAGGAGTCGGCCGGCGAGACCGTGCTGATCCAGGCGAGGACCGGTTCCGTCAAGGCCACCGGTCCCGAGTTCCGCGCGGCCGTCGCCGACGTCGTCAAGGCTGTCCAGGGCACCGGCAGGGTCACGGACGTCACCTCGCCGTACGACACGCACACCATCTCCCGTGACGGGCGCAGCGCGCTGGTCCAGTTCGACCTGCGCGGTGACGCCGAGACGGCCGCCGACCGGATCGAGCCGGTGCTGAACGCCGTCGCCGGGGTGCAGAAGGACCACGCCGGGCTGCGGATCGAGGAGATCGGCGGCGCCAGCATGCAGAAGCAGTACAAGGACGCCTTCGGGGACGACTTCCAGCAGGCCGAGTACTCGGCGGTGCCGGTCGCGCTCGGCATCCTGCTGATCGCGTTCGGCGCGCTGGTGGCCGCGCTGCTGCCGGTGGCCCTCGCGATCACCGCGATCATGGCGACGATGGGCCTGATGGGTCTGGTCAGCCACCTCCAGCCGATGAGCGACACCGCCAACTCCGTGATGCTGCTGGTCGGTATGGCCGTCGGCGTGGACTACTGCCTGTTCTACCTGCGCCGCGAGCGTGAGGAGCGGGCCGCCGGCCGGGACGCGGGCACCGCGCTGCGGATCGCCGCCGCCACCAGCGGCCGGGCGGTCGTCGTCTCGGGTGTGACGGTGTGCGTGGCGATGGCGGGCATGCTCTTCACCGGGCTCGCCGAGTTCGAAGCGATGGGGCTGGCCTCGCTGATGGTCGTGGCGGTCGCCATGGTCGGTTCGGTGACCGTGCTGCCCGCGTTGCTGTCGCTGCTCGGCGAGCGGGTCGAGAAGGGCCGCCTCCCGTTCCTGGGCCGCCGCCGGCGCAAGGGGAACGGGGACAGCCGGTTCTGGTCGGCCGTGCTGCGGGGTGTGCTGGCCAGGCCGCTGGTCTCGGTCGTCGTCGCGGCCGGTGCGCTGCTGGCGATCGCCGCGCCCGCACTCGGCATGAAGACCCAGCAGCTCACGCTGGACCAGGAGTTCGGCGACTCGCTGCCCATGGTGCAGACGTACAACCACCTCAACGAGGCCTTCCCGGGTGGCAGCGAACCGGCCCAGGTCGTCGTCAAGGCCGACGACATCAACGCCCCCGACGTGCGGCAGGCGCTGGCCGACTTCCGCAAGCAGGCGGTCGCCTCGGGTGCCTCGCGCGGCCCCGTCGAGGTCAAGCTGTACGACGCGCAGAACGTGGCCCTGGTGTCCGTGCCGCTGGTCGGCGGCTCCGACATGGACCAGGCGACGAAGAGCCTGCAGAAGCTGCGCGACGAGGTGCGGCCCGCCACGCTCGGCAAGGCCGACGGCGTGCAGGCGCCGATCACCGGGCAGGTCGCGGGCAACCACGACTTCAACGACCAGCTGATGGGCTCCGTCGTCCCGGTGTTCGTGTTCGTGGTCGTCTTCGCCTTCCTGCTGATGCTGCTGTCGTTCCGTTCGCTGACGGTCGCCATCACGTCGATCGTGCTGAACCTGCTGTCGGTGGCCGCCGCGTACGGCATCCTCGTCGCCGTCTTCCAGCACGGCTGGGGGGCCTCGCTGGTGGGCGCGGAGGGGGTCGGCGCGATCGTCACCTGGCTGCCGCTGTTCCTCTTCGTGATCCTGTTCGGGCTGTCGATGGACTACCACGTGTTCGTGGTCTCCCGGATCCGCGAGGCCCGGATGCGCGGCCGTACGACGAAGGACGCCATCCGGCACGGGGTGGTCACCACGGCCGGGGTCGTCACCAGTGCCGCGGTCATCATGGTCGCCGTCTTCGCCATCTTCGGCACGCTGTCCATGCAGTCCATGAAGCAGATGGGCGTGGGCCTGGCCGCGGCGGTCCTGATCGACGCCACGGTCATCCGCGGGGTGCTGCTGCCGGCGGTGATGGCGCTGCTCGGCGAGCGCAACTGGTACCTGCCGAAGTGGCTGCACCGGCTGCCGGACCTCACCCACGACGAGGCGCCGGAGCCGGTCGCGTCGCCGGCGCCCGGCCGGGGCGAGCGGCTGACCGTCTGA
- a CDS encoding ketopantoate reductase family protein: MRYIIIGAGAVGGAVGGRLAQAGRDVALVARGPHLAALREHGLRLRVPQGELTQRLPVVDGPGPLGELRPDDVLVLAVKTQDTVAALETWAGAPVAGGGTAAQRLPLVCLQNGVEGCRLALRRFRRVYGVCVWLPATFVEPGVVSAAGTPLTGVLHLGRVPHGTDDTARRIAADLADAHLEAPVVPDVARWQYAKLLGNLGNALEAVSGPVVSEAARALFTRVRAEGEAVLDAAGIAYADAGEQRAARGDKVTVVPLDGAPRGGGSSWQSLVRGTGTIEADYLNGEIVLLGRLHGVPTPLNELLQRLAGEFAREGRPAGSLPVAELVRLADEAVRHGS, translated from the coding sequence ATGCGCTACATCATCATCGGAGCCGGCGCGGTCGGCGGTGCCGTCGGCGGTCGGCTGGCCCAGGCCGGGCGCGATGTCGCCCTCGTCGCCCGCGGCCCGCACCTGGCCGCCCTCCGTGAGCACGGGCTGCGACTGCGGGTACCGCAGGGGGAGTTGACGCAGCGGCTGCCCGTCGTCGACGGACCGGGCCCGCTCGGCGAGCTGCGTCCCGACGACGTCCTCGTGCTCGCCGTGAAGACCCAGGACACCGTGGCCGCCCTGGAGACCTGGGCCGGCGCACCCGTCGCCGGCGGCGGCACGGCGGCCCAACGGCTGCCGCTCGTCTGCCTGCAGAACGGCGTCGAGGGCTGCCGGCTGGCACTGCGCCGCTTCCGGCGTGTGTACGGCGTCTGCGTCTGGCTGCCCGCCACCTTCGTGGAACCCGGTGTCGTCTCCGCCGCCGGCACCCCGCTCACCGGCGTCCTGCACCTCGGCCGCGTCCCGCACGGCACCGACGACACCGCCCGCCGGATCGCCGCCGACCTCGCGGACGCGCACCTCGAGGCGCCGGTCGTGCCCGACGTGGCCCGCTGGCAGTACGCCAAGCTGCTCGGAAACCTCGGCAACGCGCTGGAGGCGGTCAGCGGACCCGTGGTGAGCGAGGCGGCCCGGGCGCTGTTCACGCGGGTCCGGGCGGAGGGCGAGGCGGTGCTCGACGCCGCCGGGATCGCGTACGCCGACGCCGGGGAACAGCGCGCGGCCCGCGGCGACAAGGTCACCGTGGTCCCGCTGGACGGCGCCCCGCGCGGCGGCGGCTCCTCCTGGCAGTCCCTGGTCCGGGGCACCGGCACCATCGAGGCCGACTACCTCAACGGCGAGATCGTCCTGCTCGGCCGGCTGCACGGCGTCCCCACTCCGCTGAACGAACTGCTGCAACGCCTCGCCGGCGAGTTCGCGCGCGAGGGCCGGCCGGCCGGTTCGCTGCCGGTCGCCGAACTGGTCCGGCTCGCCGACGAGGCGGTGCGGCACGGCAGTTGA
- a CDS encoding DsbA family protein, translating into MTHSSTDTAPRTDTAPRTGTAPRAAPGPTRVDFFFDPACPFAWITSRWLLEVERLRPLDLRFRVMSLYLHNTGNELPDWYRDLVDRSTGPVRVAVAAAERHGDAVLRDLYTAFGTRIHEQGSKDFDTVITESLAELGLPADLSAASRDPAYDDAVRRSHMAGTEPETGGYVGTPTLHLDGTVWFGPVLRAVPRGAEAAELFDSFRVLARHPDLFELKRTRTGALRFD; encoded by the coding sequence ATGACGCACAGCAGCACCGACACCGCTCCCCGCACCGACACCGCTCCCCGCACCGGCACCGCTCCCCGCGCCGCCCCCGGCCCGACCCGGGTCGACTTCTTCTTCGACCCGGCCTGCCCCTTCGCCTGGATCACCTCGCGCTGGCTGCTGGAGGTCGAGCGGCTGCGCCCCCTCGACCTCCGGTTCCGGGTGATGAGCCTGTACCTGCACAACACCGGGAACGAACTGCCCGACTGGTACCGCGACTTGGTGGACCGCTCGACCGGCCCCGTACGGGTCGCCGTGGCCGCCGCCGAACGGCACGGCGACGCGGTGCTGCGCGATCTGTACACCGCGTTCGGCACCCGCATCCACGAACAGGGCAGCAAGGACTTCGACACGGTGATCACCGAGTCGCTGGCCGAACTCGGGCTCCCCGCAGACCTGTCGGCGGCCTCCCGCGATCCGGCGTACGACGACGCCGTCCGCCGCAGCCACATGGCCGGCACCGAACCGGAGACCGGCGGCTACGTCGGCACCCCCACCCTGCACCTCGACGGCACCGTGTGGTTCGGACCCGTACTGCGCGCCGTGCCGCGCGGCGCCGAGGCGGCCGAACTCTTCGACAGTTTCCGGGTGCTGGCCCGGCACCCCGATCTCTTCGAACTCAAGCGCACCCGCACCGGCGCGCTCCGGTTCGACTGA
- a CDS encoding protein kinase domain-containing protein: protein MSGMLDGGTRLVAENGDGVEILGFLGAGGQGEVYRVRTPDGERALKWYYPTCATPDQEAIVRELVTRDFADDRFLWPEAFVPEHRGSFGYLMGLRPDRYKGLPALFRRQLRTSPRALLTACLYTVEAYQALHSRGIAYRDISWGNIFFDPDTGDVLVCDNDNAVVEGDASGISGTMEFMAPELVRADPGARPGTQSDLHSLAVLLFMLLMNHHPLKGRRELGIHCLDEAAERKLYGRSPLFVFDPADDANAPDPLEHATVLATWEAAAERLRELFRRSFTTGLRDPAARVRESEWRDALRAVLDTVVECAACGRQNMTEPGENPPPRDCWGCGARLVLPPRLTVTTPPPRTEHHIRLRRAARVQAHHLLPEPARHDCSDAALVAELVEHPEKPGRFGLANRSRGTWTGTRSDGTVQTVEPGQTVPLRSGLDLDLGGGVRAVVRAR from the coding sequence ATGAGCGGCATGCTCGATGGCGGGACGCGCCTCGTGGCGGAGAACGGTGACGGTGTCGAGATCCTCGGCTTCCTCGGTGCCGGTGGCCAGGGCGAGGTGTACCGGGTCCGGACCCCGGACGGTGAGCGGGCCCTGAAGTGGTACTACCCGACCTGCGCGACCCCGGACCAGGAGGCGATCGTACGGGAGCTGGTGACCCGGGACTTCGCCGACGACCGGTTCCTGTGGCCGGAGGCCTTCGTGCCGGAGCACCGCGGCTCGTTCGGCTATCTGATGGGGCTGCGCCCGGACCGCTACAAGGGTCTTCCGGCGCTGTTCCGGCGGCAGTTGCGCACCAGCCCGCGCGCGCTGCTGACGGCCTGCCTGTACACGGTGGAGGCCTACCAGGCGCTGCACTCGCGGGGCATCGCCTACCGGGACATCTCCTGGGGGAACATCTTCTTCGACCCGGACACCGGTGACGTGCTGGTCTGCGACAACGACAACGCCGTGGTGGAGGGCGACGCCAGCGGCATCTCGGGCACCATGGAGTTCATGGCGCCGGAGCTGGTGCGCGCGGATCCGGGGGCGCGCCCGGGCACCCAGTCCGACCTGCACTCGCTCGCCGTGCTGCTGTTCATGCTGCTGATGAACCATCATCCGCTCAAGGGCAGGCGCGAGTTGGGCATCCACTGCCTGGACGAGGCGGCGGAGCGCAAGCTGTACGGCAGGAGCCCGCTGTTCGTGTTCGACCCGGCGGACGACGCCAACGCGCCCGACCCGCTGGAGCACGCGACCGTGCTGGCCACCTGGGAGGCTGCGGCGGAGCGGCTGCGGGAGCTGTTCCGGCGGTCGTTCACGACCGGATTGCGCGATCCGGCGGCCCGGGTACGGGAGTCGGAGTGGCGTGACGCGCTGCGGGCGGTGCTGGACACGGTGGTCGAGTGTGCCGCGTGCGGGCGGCAGAACATGACCGAGCCGGGCGAGAACCCGCCGCCGCGGGACTGCTGGGGGTGCGGGGCCCGGCTGGTGCTGCCGCCGCGGCTGACGGTGACCACTCCCCCGCCCCGCACCGAGCACCACATCCGGCTGCGCCGTGCCGCCCGGGTGCAGGCCCACCATCTGCTGCCGGAGCCGGCGCGGCACGACTGCTCGGACGCGGCGCTCGTGGCCGAGCTGGTGGAACACCCCGAGAAGCCGGGGCGGTTCGGGCTGGCCAACCGCTCACGGGGGACCTGGACGGGCACCCGCTCCGACGGCACCGTGCAGACGGTCGAGCCCGGTCAGACGGTGCCGCTGCGGTCGGGGCTGGACCTGGACCTCGGCGGCGGGGTCCGGGCGGTGGTGCGGGCGCGGTGA
- a CDS encoding PP2C family serine/threonine-protein phosphatase: MVTLGVRRWETLRHSVQGVGKRQNQDWHDCQGSGSGTDPLVLAVADGHGSAVHARSALGARFAVDRFLVLASAFGRAAHDCHEPGRLTRLMTYARDDFPRALVHEWRQEALGHWDRNRPVVEEAAREPRPEEKLVLYGTTLIGAVLTPWLFVAWQIGDGDLAVVEHDGTLTRPLAPAEEDLGDETESLCGREAWRSMRMHWAPVFEQARAPRLVVLSTDGLSKSFASADGYAEFVLGLAGRLAEEGGTGVRESLPAWLAQASRYSGDDTTLTAAVRHPEAPPEASGPAAAPPPAEASAPAPAADTSAPPDPRTAAGPTGGDVDMERKTET, from the coding sequence GTGGTGACGCTCGGGGTGCGACGGTGGGAGACCCTGCGCCACAGCGTCCAGGGCGTGGGCAAGCGGCAGAACCAGGACTGGCACGACTGCCAGGGCAGCGGGTCCGGTACGGATCCGCTGGTGCTGGCGGTGGCCGACGGGCACGGCTCGGCGGTGCACGCGCGCAGCGCGCTGGGCGCGCGGTTCGCCGTGGACCGGTTCCTGGTGCTGGCCAGCGCCTTCGGACGGGCGGCGCACGACTGCCATGAGCCGGGGCGGCTGACCCGGCTGATGACCTACGCCCGGGACGACTTCCCGCGGGCCCTGGTGCACGAGTGGCGGCAGGAGGCCCTCGGCCACTGGGACCGGAACCGGCCGGTCGTGGAGGAGGCGGCCCGGGAGCCGCGGCCCGAGGAGAAGCTGGTGCTGTACGGCACCACGCTGATCGGTGCGGTGCTCACGCCGTGGCTGTTCGTGGCCTGGCAGATCGGCGACGGGGACCTCGCGGTCGTCGAGCACGACGGCACGCTCACCCGGCCGCTCGCACCCGCCGAGGAGGACCTGGGCGACGAGACCGAGTCGCTGTGCGGGCGGGAGGCATGGCGGTCGATGCGGATGCACTGGGCGCCGGTGTTCGAGCAGGCGCGGGCCCCGCGGCTGGTCGTCCTCTCCACGGACGGTCTGTCGAAGAGCTTCGCGTCGGCCGACGGGTACGCCGAGTTCGTCCTCGGGCTGGCCGGCCGTCTCGCCGAGGAGGGCGGCACCGGCGTCCGCGAGTCCCTGCCCGCCTGGCTCGCCCAGGCCTCCCGCTACTCCGGTGACGACACGACCCTGACGGCGGCGGTACGCCACCCGGAAGCCCCGCCTGAGGCGTCGGGCCCGGCAGCAGCCCCTCCCCCTGCGGAAGCCTCGGCCCCGGCTCCCGCGGCGGACACCTCGGCCCCACCGGACCCCCGAACCGCGGCCGGGCCTACCGGTGGCGACGTGGACATGGAACGAAAGACGGAGACGTAG